The Petrocella atlantisensis genome has a window encoding:
- a CDS encoding Fur family transcriptional regulator gives MENLDNKVLFAKKGIKNTKQRNMTYNILMQENLPVTAELIFLKLKEADEKISLSTVYRILEVFISKGLVIKRNLSEDNMAVFEINNMEHKHHLICYCCKKMQVIKGCPLGAYEKILQEQTDYDISGHRLEIYGYCPDCKEKK, from the coding sequence ATGGAAAACTTGGACAATAAAGTTCTATTTGCCAAAAAAGGCATAAAAAATACAAAACAAAGAAATATGACCTATAATATATTGATGCAAGAAAACCTACCGGTGACAGCTGAACTCATTTTTTTGAAGCTCAAAGAAGCAGACGAAAAAATCAGCTTATCTACAGTGTATCGGATTCTTGAGGTATTTATATCAAAAGGTCTGGTTATTAAAAGAAATTTATCTGAAGACAACATGGCTGTTTTTGAGATTAACAATATGGAGCATAAGCACCATTTAATATGTTACTGTTGTAAGAAAATGCAAGTCATAAAAGGTTGTCCTCTAGGTGCCTATGAAAAAATCTTACAGGAACAAACGGATTATGATATATCTGGTCATCGTTTGGAGATATATGGTTATTGTCCGGATTGTAAAGAAAAAAAATAA
- a CDS encoding SanA/YdcF family protein, whose protein sequence is MRRKRKMLKRPGKMKKAISSLMVMLCVTLVASAGINLYMIKRYDNRILDADTIEQVQSDCILVLGAGVWQGNRPSPMLEDRLNQGIELYVSGVSNRLLMSGDHGRKDYDEVNVMKAYAKDAGIESDHIFMDHAGFSTYESMVRANQVFEVEKVVIVTQKYHLYRALYMANELGMDAYGVASNPRDYYGQSGREFREYLARVKDFFYVIARPKPTYLGEVISIKGRGRLTDD, encoded by the coding sequence ATGAGAAGAAAAAGAAAGATGCTTAAAAGACCAGGAAAGATGAAAAAAGCCATAAGTAGTTTGATGGTTATGTTATGTGTAACCCTTGTAGCAAGTGCGGGTATTAATTTATATATGATCAAGAGATATGATAACAGAATCTTAGATGCCGATACTATAGAGCAAGTACAAAGTGATTGTATTCTTGTACTGGGTGCTGGAGTCTGGCAAGGCAATCGTCCGAGCCCTATGTTAGAAGACCGTCTTAATCAAGGGATTGAACTATACGTGTCAGGTGTTTCCAACCGTTTGTTAATGAGCGGAGATCATGGTCGTAAAGACTATGATGAGGTTAATGTTATGAAAGCATACGCTAAAGATGCCGGTATAGAAAGTGACCACATTTTTATGGATCATGCTGGATTTTCTACTTATGAGTCCATGGTACGCGCCAATCAAGTGTTTGAAGTGGAAAAAGTGGTTATCGTAACTCAGAAATACCATCTCTATAGAGCATTGTATATGGCCAATGAGCTTGGTATGGACGCCTATGGCGTTGCCTCTAATCCAAGGGACTATTATGGACAAAGTGGAAGAGAATTTCGGGAGTATTTGGCTAGAGTTAAAGATTTTTTCTATGTTATAGCGAGGCCGAAGCCAACATACTTGGGAGAGGTTATATCCATAAAGGGAAGAGGGAGATTGACAGATGACTAA
- a CDS encoding response regulator: protein MRIIVVDDDFLVTASLKTIIESDPNIRVEGIGNNGIQAIDLFEELQPDILLIDIRMDEMNGIDAAKIILERHPEAKILFLTTFSDDVYIIQALKIGAKGYLLKQNFESIIPSLKTVYAGQRVFGDEIITKIPSLLNDASKDGFADLELSEKEHLIMTHVAEGLSNKEIADLICLGEGTVRNYISIILDKLSLRDRTQLAVFYHKRHQ from the coding sequence ATGAGAATAATTGTTGTAGATGATGACTTTTTGGTTACAGCTTCTCTAAAAACCATCATAGAATCTGATCCGAATATCCGTGTTGAAGGTATCGGCAACAACGGCATTCAGGCTATCGACTTATTCGAAGAACTTCAACCTGATATTCTGTTAATTGACATCCGAATGGATGAAATGAACGGTATTGATGCGGCAAAAATCATCTTAGAACGTCATCCGGAAGCTAAGATTTTATTTTTGACCACCTTTTCCGATGATGTATATATCATCCAAGCCCTGAAAATAGGTGCAAAAGGTTATCTACTAAAACAAAATTTTGAAAGCATCATACCTTCTCTTAAAACCGTTTATGCCGGTCAAAGAGTTTTTGGCGATGAAATTATTACAAAAATCCCATCTCTTCTAAATGATGCTTCCAAAGATGGCTTTGCTGATTTGGAACTAAGTGAAAAAGAACACCTCATCATGACTCATGTTGCTGAAGGTCTATCCAACAAAGAGATTGCCGATCTTATTTGTCTTGGTGAAGGTACCGTCCGGAACTACATCAGCATCATCCTTGATAAGCTTAGTCTAAGAGACCGAACCCAATTAGCCGTTTTTTATCATAAAAGACACCAATAA
- a CDS encoding sensor histidine kinase: MRNHFDYMDKIVLFICCTVIYQAMKTSELSVIPLLIAVAITSFLMVFEHKPFLRYFLYVFFIVICFFYKDLIFFIPLIIYDLMDEPLRYLYALPLLPLSDFFLNHSLIEAFLIFIVIMLAVFIRLKSKDILGYKARYFHLLDTTKELSLKLEQQNQDLIDKQDHEIHIATLNERNRIAREIHDHVGHQLSSALLQIGALMATCKDPDQLIRLDGLKKTLNLGMNNIRDSIHNLYDHAIDLDAQLTEVIDHFAFCKVVYYNTILEPPNQKQSYAIISIVKEALSNIIKHAQATEVTLLLREHPSMYQLIIHDNGHVADYNPDHGIGLKNMTQRVEILKGHIQIRTQNGFEVFVSLPKI, encoded by the coding sequence ATGAGAAACCATTTCGACTATATGGATAAGATTGTTCTTTTCATTTGCTGTACCGTCATTTACCAAGCTATGAAAACATCTGAGTTAAGTGTCATACCCTTGCTTATAGCAGTTGCTATCACCAGCTTCCTAATGGTTTTTGAACATAAGCCCTTTTTGCGCTATTTTTTGTATGTATTCTTTATCGTTATTTGCTTTTTTTATAAAGATCTTATATTTTTTATCCCACTGATCATCTATGATTTGATGGACGAACCTCTACGTTATCTCTATGCTTTACCATTGTTGCCTCTCTCAGATTTTTTTCTTAATCATAGCTTAATTGAGGCTTTTCTGATCTTTATTGTTATTATGTTGGCTGTATTCATTCGATTGAAAAGCAAAGACATCCTCGGTTATAAAGCAAGGTATTTTCATCTTTTGGATACAACAAAAGAGCTGTCCCTGAAGTTGGAACAACAAAATCAAGACCTCATTGATAAACAAGATCACGAAATCCATATTGCAACACTAAACGAAAGAAATCGCATCGCAAGAGAAATACATGATCATGTTGGACATCAACTCTCCTCAGCATTACTACAAATCGGTGCACTTATGGCTACCTGTAAGGATCCGGATCAATTAATACGACTGGACGGGTTAAAAAAAACCTTGAACCTTGGTATGAATAATATCCGTGATAGTATTCATAACCTTTATGATCATGCTATTGATCTAGATGCACAACTTACTGAGGTCATTGACCACTTTGCTTTCTGTAAAGTGGTTTATTACAACACCATTCTAGAACCCCCCAACCAGAAGCAAAGTTATGCCATCATATCCATTGTTAAGGAGGCACTATCCAATATAATAAAACATGCGCAAGCCACAGAAGTAACCCTCCTACTCAGGGAGCATCCCAGCATGTATCAGTTAATTATCCATGATAATGGTCATGTAGCCGATTATAATCCAGATCATGGCATTGGTCTAAAAAACATGACTCAAAGGGTAGAAATACTAAAAGGACACATACAAATAAGAACACAAAATGGATTTGAGGTATTTGTTTCATTGCCTAAAATATAG
- a CDS encoding ABC transporter ATP-binding protein has protein sequence MIVHVENLVKRYGELTAIDHLSMDVRQGEIFGLLGPNGSGKTTAINCILSLLKYDKGIIEIFDKPMTPYAYDIKKDIGIVMQNVAVFEELTVYENIDYFCGLYITDKIQKDAYVKEAIEFVGLVDFVKFYPKKLSGGLLRRLNIACGIAHKPKLIILDEPTVAVDPQSRNKILEGIVALNRQGATIIYTSHYMEEVEQICSRIMILDKGRIIAEGTKEELKNMISLGEKIFVEVFGLSDAHIKDIELLPNITSATYQDHTLYIKSHKGKNNLENILDYIRKNGINFGTIYSEKPTLNDVFLEITGKELRD, from the coding sequence ATGATTGTACATGTAGAAAATTTGGTAAAAAGATATGGGGAATTAACGGCAATTGATCATCTTTCTATGGATGTGAGACAAGGTGAGATATTTGGTTTATTGGGACCCAATGGTTCAGGGAAAACAACAGCGATTAACTGTATCCTTTCTTTATTAAAATATGATAAAGGCATTATAGAGATTTTTGATAAACCTATGACACCCTATGCTTATGATATAAAAAAAGATATAGGTATTGTCATGCAGAATGTTGCTGTTTTTGAAGAGCTTACTGTTTATGAGAACATTGATTATTTTTGTGGTCTATATATTACAGATAAAATACAAAAAGACGCCTATGTAAAAGAAGCCATAGAATTTGTTGGTCTTGTTGACTTCGTTAAGTTTTATCCCAAAAAGCTAAGTGGTGGTTTACTTAGACGATTAAATATTGCCTGTGGCATCGCCCATAAGCCAAAATTGATTATATTAGACGAACCAACGGTTGCCGTAGACCCTCAAAGTCGCAATAAGATATTGGAAGGCATCGTAGCATTAAACCGTCAAGGGGCAACAATTATCTACACTTCTCATTATATGGAAGAAGTTGAACAAATTTGTTCAAGAATCATGATTCTTGATAAAGGAAGAATTATTGCAGAAGGTACAAAAGAAGAGTTAAAAAATATGATATCTCTTGGTGAAAAGATATTCGTTGAAGTATTTGGCTTAAGTGATGCACATATTAAAGATATTGAATTATTGCCAAATATCACTTCTGCAACCTATCAAGATCATACTTTGTATATAAAGTCACATAAAGGTAAGAATAACCTAGAAAATATATTGGATTATATTCGTAAAAATGGCATTAATTTTGGAACTATTTATTCAGAGAAGCCTACACTCAATGATGTCTTTTTAGAAATCACAGGTAAAGAGCTAAGAGACTAG
- a CDS encoding ABC transporter permease, which produces MFIHIFKYRFKSLIRNKSMIFWTMIFPLLLATFFSLAFSGLNDHERFNTINIGIIDDDNYQNDYAFQALIQSLSQDEEPMFAAFLMKESEAKEKLVSSQIDGYIHVGSPMTLTVHQRGFNQSVIKLFLDQYSQTYSAVINIIEGDVTAVHGLVNSLEEGTEYTKEFQLSKANPDNTLMYFYALIAMSCLYGSFFGLREVIDIQADQSAHAARVNLSPVHKLKAFIYSGASSVLIHTTELMILLAYLHFGLGIDFGHQYGFVLFTTFIGSVVGITMGALIGVVVKGGEGIKTAICIGVSMLGSFLGGMMYGDMKYIIDQNVPIIGRLNPVNVLADAFYALYYYDDYERYSMNILNLIIFILVFSMIAYTIIRREKYASI; this is translated from the coding sequence ATGTTTATTCATATATTTAAGTATAGGTTCAAGTCACTGATTAGAAATAAGTCTATGATTTTTTGGACTATGATTTTCCCATTATTATTAGCAACTTTCTTTAGCCTAGCGTTTAGTGGGCTTAATGATCATGAAAGGTTCAATACCATCAATATTGGTATTATCGATGATGATAATTATCAAAATGATTATGCTTTTCAGGCATTGATTCAATCCTTGTCACAAGATGAGGAACCAATGTTTGCAGCGTTTCTTATGAAGGAAAGTGAAGCAAAGGAAAAACTGGTCTCAAGTCAGATTGATGGTTATATACACGTTGGTAGTCCTATGACCTTAACCGTCCACCAAAGAGGATTCAATCAAAGTGTTATTAAGCTATTTCTAGATCAATACAGTCAGACCTATTCTGCCGTTATAAACATTATAGAAGGGGATGTGACGGCTGTCCATGGTTTGGTAAATTCACTAGAAGAAGGAACGGAATATACCAAAGAATTCCAACTTAGTAAAGCAAATCCTGACAATACACTGATGTATTTTTACGCACTTATTGCTATGAGTTGTCTATATGGTTCATTTTTTGGGCTAAGAGAAGTCATTGATATTCAGGCAGATCAATCCGCCCATGCAGCCAGAGTCAATCTATCACCGGTACATAAACTTAAAGCATTTATCTATAGTGGGGCATCTTCCGTACTGATTCATACAACAGAGTTGATGATTCTCCTTGCCTATCTACATTTTGGGTTGGGTATTGATTTTGGTCATCAATATGGTTTTGTCCTCTTTACAACATTTATAGGTAGTGTCGTTGGCATTACCATGGGCGCTTTAATTGGTGTGGTTGTGAAAGGTGGCGAAGGTATTAAAACCGCTATATGTATTGGTGTCAGTATGCTAGGCTCATTTCTTGGAGGAATGATGTATGGTGACATGAAGTACATCATTGATCAAAATGTACCAATCATAGGTAGGCTAAACCCGGTCAATGTACTGGCAGATGCCTTCTATGCTTTATATTATTATGATGACTATGAGCGATACAGTATGAACATTCTAAATCTCATAATCTTCATCCTTGTATTTTCTATGATTGCCTATACGATTATTAGGAGGGAAAAATATGCCAGTATTTAA
- a CDS encoding ABC transporter permease, which yields MPVFKLCLKIFKKKLPVMMIYVGLFLGISLLIASATRTEREKGFVQSKTNIAIINYDQTPLVTGLINSLEEIANIVPLEDASSALQDALYFRKVTYILRIPEDFTEKFLKGDEVWIEKTSIPNSVDAVYVDLQVNQYLRIAELYKSQSHIDHATIADYIKKDMEIETKVNFNGGEEVKQDQSYAMYYYNYLAYSLFSILILGISTIMLVFNNQDLRRRNACSPVTAGSSSFQFVLANGVFAVICWAIMVGFCILFDYKNSNTTNTLLFLINSFVFTLCAVSISFLVGNLVKNQEGISALTNVIALGPSFISGVFVPQEFLGENVLKIASFTPTYWYVKANSTIANLNSFDLASLRETMGYTGVVLGFAIAFLSLALVVGKKKQLSQEA from the coding sequence ATGCCAGTATTTAAACTATGTCTTAAGATATTCAAAAAAAAATTACCGGTCATGATGATTTATGTAGGTCTTTTCCTAGGTATATCTCTTCTTATAGCCAGTGCAACAAGAACGGAACGAGAAAAAGGTTTCGTTCAATCGAAGACCAACATTGCCATTATCAATTATGATCAAACGCCTTTAGTGACAGGATTAATCAACAGCTTAGAAGAAATAGCAAATATTGTACCCTTAGAAGATGCGTCAAGTGCATTACAAGATGCTTTGTATTTTAGAAAAGTAACCTATATACTTAGAATACCGGAAGATTTCACTGAGAAGTTTTTAAAGGGTGATGAGGTTTGGATTGAAAAAACAAGTATTCCAAATTCGGTGGATGCGGTATATGTTGATCTACAGGTCAATCAATATCTAAGAATAGCTGAGTTGTACAAGTCACAGTCTCATATAGATCATGCTACAATTGCTGACTACATCAAAAAAGATATGGAAATAGAAACAAAGGTTAATTTTAATGGTGGCGAAGAAGTCAAACAAGATCAAAGCTATGCCATGTATTACTATAACTATCTAGCATATTCACTTTTTTCTATACTTATATTAGGCATATCTACGATTATGTTGGTTTTTAATAATCAAGACCTTAGACGGCGTAATGCATGTTCACCTGTAACGGCGGGTAGCTCTAGTTTTCAGTTTGTTTTGGCAAATGGTGTATTTGCTGTAATATGCTGGGCCATTATGGTCGGGTTTTGCATTCTATTTGATTATAAAAACAGTAATACGACCAATACACTGTTATTTCTTATTAATTCCTTTGTCTTTACCTTATGTGCTGTGAGCATCAGTTTCTTAGTGGGGAATTTGGTCAAAAATCAAGAGGGCATATCAGCACTTACAAATGTCATTGCCTTAGGTCCTAGTTTTATTAGTGGCGTGTTTGTTCCTCAAGAGTTTCTCGGGGAGAATGTTCTGAAGATTGCTAGTTTTACACCAACTTACTGGTATGTTAAAGCGAATAGTACCATTGCGAATCTAAACAGCTTTGATCTGGCAAGTTTAAGAGAAACCATGGGGTACACGGGCGTAGTTTTAGGATTCGCCATTGCTTTTCTTTCTTTGGCTTTAGTTGTGGGCAAAAAGAAACAATTAAGCCAAGAAGCCTAA
- a CDS encoding sensor domain-containing diguanylate cyclase: MSIGHHEHNSTKHNNRQPLSLPEGLVIRTILNNSEDTIYFKNLESKFILNSKAHAIQQHESNPADMVGKDDFDYFPYSFAKAAYDDEQRIIQTGKPMIGHVEKWVQSDGAITWFLASKYPLLDEEGNIIGTWGTSKDITDLKVAQEQLTLLNKQLQEANQRLEFLSMRDGLSGLFNHRHFYESLNMALAQISRRRHAPDKNVFTILLLDIDHFKVINDSYGHLVGDIVIRTIGETLKNTTRITDTCFRYGGDEFAIILPDTPLDAGQHVADTLRKLIATTPIETESLTFHIHVSFGVASSQEAKSATELVELADQRLYQSKAEGRNRVK, translated from the coding sequence ATGTCAATTGGTCACCATGAACACAATTCAACTAAACACAACAATCGGCAACCCTTGAGTTTACCTGAAGGTCTCGTTATAAGGACCATCTTAAACAATTCAGAAGATACCATTTATTTTAAAAATCTAGAATCTAAGTTCATCTTAAATAGTAAAGCACATGCGATACAGCAACATGAATCTAATCCCGCTGATATGGTTGGTAAGGATGATTTTGATTACTTCCCTTATTCTTTTGCAAAGGCAGCTTATGATGATGAACAGCGCATTATTCAAACCGGAAAACCTATGATTGGTCATGTTGAAAAGTGGGTGCAATCCGATGGTGCCATTACTTGGTTCCTGGCATCAAAGTACCCTCTCCTTGATGAAGAGGGAAACATCATAGGCACCTGGGGTACTTCTAAAGATATTACGGATCTTAAAGTTGCTCAAGAACAGCTCACTTTACTCAACAAACAACTTCAAGAAGCCAATCAACGCTTGGAATTCTTATCTATGCGCGATGGCTTATCCGGTCTCTTTAATCATCGCCATTTTTATGAATCATTGAACATGGCTTTAGCCCAAATATCTCGTCGTAGACATGCTCCTGACAAAAATGTCTTTACGATTCTGCTTCTGGATATCGACCATTTTAAGGTGATTAATGATTCTTATGGTCATCTGGTTGGCGATATTGTAATTAGAACTATTGGAGAAACGCTTAAAAATACAACTCGGATCACCGACACCTGTTTTCGATATGGTGGTGATGAATTTGCCATTATCCTACCGGATACACCCTTAGATGCAGGTCAACATGTGGCAGATACATTAAGGAAGCTTATTGCAACTACCCCTATAGAAACTGAAAGCCTCACTTTCCATATACATGTCAGCTTTGGTGTTGCAAGCTCACAAGAAGCCAAATCCGCTACAGAATTGGTTGAGTTAGCAGATCAACGTCTATACCAATCAAAAGCTGAAGGACGTAATCGAGTGAAATAA
- a CDS encoding ABC transporter substrate-binding protein, whose protein sequence is MKRKIWKKITMVLMSAVLVISLGACASEPEKIVIGEGDWDSNAFHDQVVKVILEEGYGVETEIIIADTAVMISGLKNKTIDLALELWADNVPTYPEDIENGDYVKLATNFDDNVQGLYVPAYLVEGDDALLPDLKSVQDLPEYVEYFTDPENPDMGIIYGGPEGWSATAFLHNKMEAYGLDEHYNFKTIDSGATLNATLASAYAKGEPWLGYNWEPTWVMGLFDLVLLEDTPYSADDFAAGIGSFPSVDVQVVSTPEFVDEYPEITEFLKQYTTSSQLTSEALAYMQENDVEADVAAKWFLEEKQDIWADWVTEEAYDKIMTAIQ, encoded by the coding sequence ATGAAACGGAAAATTTGGAAGAAAATAACCATGGTACTTATGAGTGCTGTGTTGGTTATAAGCTTAGGTGCTTGTGCTAGTGAACCGGAGAAAATCGTAATTGGAGAAGGTGATTGGGATAGCAATGCATTCCATGACCAAGTGGTTAAAGTTATCTTAGAAGAAGGATATGGTGTTGAAACAGAAATCATTATTGCGGATACTGCGGTTATGATTTCAGGGCTAAAAAATAAAACGATTGATTTAGCGCTTGAATTATGGGCGGACAATGTGCCGACGTATCCGGAAGATATAGAAAATGGTGATTATGTAAAACTAGCCACTAACTTTGATGATAATGTCCAAGGTTTATATGTACCTGCTTATTTAGTTGAAGGTGATGATGCTTTACTTCCGGATCTAAAATCTGTGCAAGATCTACCGGAATATGTAGAATACTTTACAGATCCTGAAAATCCTGATATGGGTATCATCTATGGTGGACCAGAAGGTTGGTCAGCAACAGCGTTCCTTCATAATAAAATGGAAGCCTATGGTTTAGATGAACATTATAACTTTAAAACAATTGATTCAGGTGCAACATTAAATGCAACACTTGCATCTGCTTATGCAAAAGGTGAACCATGGTTAGGTTATAACTGGGAACCTACATGGGTCATGGGCTTGTTTGACTTAGTGTTATTAGAGGATACGCCTTACTCTGCTGATGATTTTGCAGCCGGCATCGGATCGTTTCCATCTGTGGACGTACAAGTAGTATCTACACCAGAATTTGTGGATGAGTATCCAGAAATCACTGAATTTTTAAAACAATATACAACATCTTCACAATTAACAAGCGAGGCTCTCGCATACATGCAAGAGAACGATGTGGAAGCTGATGTAGCAGCTAAGTGGTTCTTAGAAGAGAAGCAAGACATATGGGCAGATTGGGTAACAGAAGAAGCCTATGATAAGATTATGACTGCCATTCAATAA
- a CDS encoding ABC transporter permease gives MFSFPDALRFQISEPIDNFVNWLLVNLGGFFDAITQFILTIFNGIEFTLNIIPWWLMVIALFYAGYKLYSLKMGIALSVMLLSIGFFGLWDMMLYTLAIVIISVLVSLVMGLPLGIFMAKSDRTKRIVMPILDAMQTMPSFVYLLPAVMLFGFGKVPAVFATTTYALPPLIRLTYLGISNVDKEVIEAGLSFGSTPKQMLMKIELPQALSTIMTGVNQTTMMAMAMVVISSMIGAEGIGEQVLISIRRLEVGQGFQAGLGIVFLAIILDRVLQGFANRLKETE, from the coding sequence ATGTTTAGTTTTCCAGACGCATTACGTTTTCAAATCAGTGAGCCAATTGATAATTTTGTCAATTGGTTGCTGGTAAATTTAGGCGGGTTCTTTGACGCCATCACTCAGTTTATACTAACAATTTTTAACGGTATCGAATTTACACTGAACATCATACCATGGTGGTTAATGGTGATTGCCTTGTTTTATGCTGGCTATAAGTTATATAGTCTCAAGATGGGGATTGCACTTTCTGTCATGCTCTTATCTATTGGATTTTTCGGCTTATGGGATATGATGCTCTATACTTTAGCAATTGTCATTATTTCTGTACTGGTTTCCTTAGTTATGGGATTACCTCTTGGTATATTCATGGCAAAATCAGACAGAACCAAACGGATTGTTATGCCGATACTAGATGCCATGCAAACCATGCCAAGTTTTGTTTACCTATTACCGGCAGTTATGCTTTTTGGTTTTGGTAAGGTACCGGCCGTATTTGCGACAACAACCTATGCATTACCCCCTCTTATCCGACTGACTTACCTTGGTATTTCCAATGTGGATAAAGAAGTCATTGAGGCAGGATTGTCCTTTGGTTCCACACCTAAACAAATGTTGATGAAGATAGAATTACCTCAAGCGCTTTCAACCATTATGACAGGCGTAAATCAAACTACAATGATGGCCATGGCTATGGTTGTTATATCATCCATGATTGGTGCTGAAGGTATTGGTGAGCAAGTTTTAATATCAATTCGTAGACTTGAAGTTGGACAAGGTTTTCAGGCAGGCTTAGGTATTGTTTTTCTGGCGATTATTCTAGAT